From Apium graveolens cultivar Ventura chromosome 9, ASM990537v1, whole genome shotgun sequence, the proteins below share one genomic window:
- the LOC141682941 gene encoding photosynthetic NDH subunit of lumenal location 3, chloroplastic-like, whose translation MEFKGSANRIRSCACELMSIGDDLMDDNESWDFVGRDLQLKATFLYCDFDKVISGAPEDHKRSLTELANRLFCSIEELDLAVKVQSIQQAQNRFSDLALVLEEVVESDLMPPPLMPPSDSTDDD comes from the exons ATGGAGTTTAAGGGCAGTGCTAATAGGATTAGGAGCTGTGCATGCGAGTTAATGTCTATTGGTGATGACCTAATGGACGATAATGAGTCCTGGGATTTCGTCGGGAGAGATCTTCAGCTAAAAGCAACATTCTTGTATTGCGACTTTGACAAAGTGATATCTGGTGCTCCTGAGGATCATAAAAGATCTCTCACCGAACTTGCAAATAGATTATTTTGCTCAATTGAAGAG TTGGATTTAGCGGTGAAGGTTCAGAGTATCCAGCAAGCACAGAATCGATTCAGTGACCTTGCTCTTGTTTTGGAAGAAGTGGTTGAGTCTGATCTCATGCCTCCTCCACTCATGCCTCCAAgtgattcgacggatgatgattaa